In the Arthrobacter zhaoxinii genome, one interval contains:
- the dprA gene encoding DNA-processing protein DprA, which translates to MSVDEVLTARAALSRLFEPSDTVGLALVAAAGPVQALRIATGEQAAPPAVAAETAAYLSSGSGQGSALAEGLQRWAPRVADLAPGRDLDAIRRLGGELLVPEDSRWPESLRHLELGMPLCLWARGTLARGLPVLERTVAVVGSRDATGYGLSIAGDISAGLANRGYTVVSGGAYGIDAQAHRAALASAPSEETATIAVMACGADRFYPAGNDDLLRTVAARGLLLSEVPPGSAPTRWRFLQRNRIIAALSAVTVVVEARWRSGALNTAHHAAGLGREVGAVPGSVYSANSAGCHRLLRDGSAVCVTDAQEVAELAQPLGTTAADTTAVDTEQSGAAREGVGTQADARTGEPGGDGGKGGNRRAVQDGLAVEDLLLLDALPVRSGTTIDKLATVAGLSPPGVRAGLARLELEGLAVRTGADLWRRGRH; encoded by the coding sequence ATGAGCGTCGATGAGGTGCTGACGGCACGGGCGGCGTTGTCCAGACTCTTCGAACCCTCGGACACGGTGGGCCTCGCCCTTGTGGCAGCCGCCGGCCCGGTTCAGGCGCTGCGGATCGCCACCGGGGAACAGGCGGCGCCGCCGGCAGTGGCCGCCGAAACAGCCGCCTACCTGTCGAGCGGCAGCGGACAGGGAAGCGCCCTGGCAGAGGGGCTTCAACGGTGGGCGCCCCGGGTGGCGGACCTGGCCCCGGGCCGGGACCTGGACGCGATACGCCGGCTGGGCGGTGAACTTCTTGTGCCGGAGGATTCCCGCTGGCCGGAGTCCCTGCGCCACTTGGAACTGGGCATGCCGTTGTGCCTGTGGGCGCGGGGAACGCTGGCACGGGGGCTGCCGGTATTGGAGCGGACGGTGGCGGTGGTCGGTTCCCGCGATGCCACCGGATACGGCTTATCCATTGCCGGTGACATCTCCGCGGGGCTGGCTAACCGCGGGTACACCGTGGTTTCGGGGGGAGCCTACGGAATTGATGCCCAGGCCCACCGTGCAGCCCTCGCTTCTGCTCCTTCCGAGGAGACCGCCACCATCGCAGTGATGGCGTGCGGTGCAGACCGGTTCTACCCGGCCGGCAATGACGACCTGCTGCGCACCGTCGCTGCCCGCGGGCTGCTGCTGTCCGAGGTTCCGCCCGGGTCGGCGCCCACCCGCTGGAGATTCCTGCAGCGCAATCGGATCATTGCCGCACTGAGCGCCGTCACCGTGGTGGTCGAGGCACGGTGGCGGTCCGGCGCCCTGAACACCGCCCATCACGCCGCCGGGTTGGGCCGGGAAGTCGGCGCCGTGCCGGGGTCGGTGTACTCGGCCAACTCCGCCGGCTGCCACCGCCTGCTGCGTGACGGAAGTGCGGTCTGTGTGACTGACGCACAGGAAGTTGCCGAGCTGGCGCAGCCGCTGGGCACCACAGCAGCGGACACCACCGCGGTGGATACCGAGCAGTCCGGTGCCGCGCGGGAGGGTGTCGGTACGCAGGCGGATGCCCGCACCGGGGAGCCGGGAGGAGACGGCGGCAAGGGCGGAAACCGCCGGGCCGTTCAGGACGGACTGGCCGTGGAGGACCTGCTCCTGCTGGACGCGCTCCCGGTGCGCAGCGGAACGACCATCGACAAGCTGGCCACCGTCGCGGGCCTGTCCCCGCCGGGGGTTCGCGCCGGACTGGCCCGCCTGGAACTCGAAGGCCTGGCGGTACGGACCGGCGCGGACTTGTGGCGCCGCGGCCGGCACTAG
- a CDS encoding MSCRAMM family adhesin SdrC: protein MAGFAAIAGLSIATGGPALATAMPATGGPLTTEPPSHSPSTGTSVTETGVYLYQKLDPKKPAAWENSGEQNFLAKQPGHQWFTDVSALVPSEVCGPGWGIQQDVLEFKGTYDWPKTLRHPDATFPGNPTLKDNKHQELADLMTVPECETPSDKPSENPTPKPTPSDKPSETPTDKPTEKPTPKPTPSDKPSETPSDTPSETPSEKPSENPTPKPTPSDKPSDTPSETPSDKPTEKPTPKPTPSNKPSDTPSETPTDKPSENPTPETTPSDTPSETPSETPSDKPSDKVTPKPTATPSPTSTPAGAVPPPGTDTTPPAAGSTDPRVSVAGTTDQRVPDAGLAHTGANGTWLAVAGAAVLALGAGLVVIARRRKA from the coding sequence GTGGCCGGATTTGCAGCCATCGCAGGGCTGTCGATTGCCACCGGCGGGCCGGCCTTGGCTACCGCCATGCCAGCAACCGGGGGTCCCCTCACCACGGAACCGCCGAGCCATTCCCCTTCGACCGGGACCTCCGTGACGGAAACAGGTGTCTACCTGTACCAGAAGCTGGACCCGAAGAAGCCTGCCGCCTGGGAGAACTCGGGCGAACAGAACTTCCTGGCGAAGCAGCCCGGACACCAGTGGTTCACGGATGTATCGGCTCTGGTTCCTTCCGAGGTATGCGGGCCCGGCTGGGGCATCCAGCAGGATGTACTCGAATTCAAGGGAACGTACGACTGGCCCAAGACGCTCCGCCACCCGGACGCCACCTTCCCCGGGAATCCGACGTTGAAGGACAACAAGCATCAGGAACTTGCAGATCTGATGACCGTGCCCGAGTGCGAGACCCCGTCGGACAAGCCTTCCGAAAACCCCACCCCCAAACCCACGCCTTCGGACAAGCCGTCCGAAACCCCCACGGACAAGCCGACCGAAAAGCCCACCCCGAAACCCACACCTTCGGACAAGCCCTCGGAAACACCGTCGGATACCCCTTCGGAGACCCCGTCGGAAAAGCCCTCCGAAAACCCCACCCCGAAGCCCACCCCTTCGGACAAGCCGTCGGACACCCCGTCGGAGACCCCCTCGGACAAGCCCACCGAAAAGCCCACCCCGAAACCCACACCTTCGAACAAGCCTTCGGATACCCCTTCGGAAACCCCCACGGACAAGCCTTCCGAAAACCCCACTCCGGAAACCACCCCGTCGGACACCCCGTCGGAGACCCCGTCGGAGACGCCCTCGGACAAGCCCTCGGACAAGGTGACCCCGAAACCCACCGCCACCCCGTCGCCGACCAGCACCCCGGCAGGTGCAGTGCCGCCGCCCGGAACGGACACCACCCCTCCTGCTGCAGGCAGCACTGACCCCCGCGTCTCGGTTGCAGGCACCACGGACCAGCGCGTGCCTGATGCAGGGCTCGCCCACACGGGCGCAAACGGAACCTGGCTCGCCGTAGCCGGTGCCGCCGTTCTCGCTCTCGGAGCCGGACTGGTCGTGATTGCCCGCCGCCGGAAGGCCTAG
- a CDS encoding beta-ketoacyl-ACP synthase III, whose translation MSTPTLKQSPVNEFSRIHGIGAFRPDVIVSNEDVCQWIDSSDEWIRQRTGIVTRHRADKGTSVVDMAEAAGREALKNAGIDGSQLGAVIVSTVTHPYATPSAATQITERLGATPAPAYDVSAACAGYCYGIAQADALVRSGAATYVLVIGVEKLSDFIDNTERTISFLLGDGAGAVVVGPSDTPGIAPSVWGSDGSKSGAIGMTHSMLDVRELSLAAEADGGMSPADLSERETKLWPTLRQDGQTVFRWAVWEMAKAAQQALDAAGITAEDLSAFVPHQANMRIIDEMAKQLKLPESVIIARDIADAGNTSAASIPLATYRLLKENPELSGKLSLQIGFGAGLVFGAQVVVLP comes from the coding sequence GTGAGCACGCCCACCCTGAAGCAGTCACCCGTCAACGAATTCAGCCGGATCCACGGCATCGGCGCCTTCCGGCCGGATGTCATTGTCAGCAACGAGGACGTCTGCCAGTGGATCGACTCCTCCGATGAGTGGATCCGCCAGCGCACCGGCATCGTGACCCGGCACCGCGCGGACAAGGGCACCTCAGTGGTGGACATGGCCGAAGCCGCCGGCCGCGAGGCACTGAAGAACGCCGGCATCGACGGTTCGCAGCTGGGTGCAGTCATCGTTTCCACCGTCACCCATCCGTATGCCACACCGTCGGCCGCCACCCAGATCACCGAACGGCTGGGAGCCACGCCGGCACCGGCCTACGATGTCTCGGCCGCCTGCGCCGGGTACTGCTACGGCATTGCCCAGGCCGACGCGCTGGTCCGCTCCGGTGCCGCCACTTACGTGCTGGTCATCGGCGTGGAGAAGCTCTCCGACTTCATCGACAACACGGAACGCACCATCTCGTTCCTGCTCGGTGACGGTGCCGGCGCCGTCGTCGTCGGCCCCTCGGACACCCCCGGCATCGCGCCGTCCGTCTGGGGCTCGGACGGCAGCAAGTCCGGTGCGATCGGCATGACCCACTCAATGCTGGACGTGCGTGAACTCTCCCTCGCCGCCGAGGCCGACGGCGGCATGAGCCCCGCGGACCTCTCCGAGCGTGAGACCAAGCTCTGGCCCACCCTGCGCCAGGACGGCCAGACCGTGTTCCGCTGGGCTGTGTGGGAGATGGCCAAGGCGGCCCAGCAGGCGCTCGACGCCGCGGGCATCACCGCCGAGGATCTCTCCGCCTTCGTCCCCCACCAGGCCAACATGCGCATCATCGACGAGATGGCCAAGCAGCTGAAGCTGCCCGAGTCGGTCATCATTGCCCGCGACATCGCCGACGCCGGAAACACCTCCGCCGCGTCCATTCCGCTGGCTACCTACCGGCTGCTGAAGGAAAACCCGGAACTGAGCGGCAAACTGTCGCTGCAGATCGGTTTCGGTGCCGGACTGGTGTTCGGCGCGCAGGTCGTCGTCCTTCCCTAA
- a CDS encoding tyrosine recombinase XerC, with the protein MTSKATATGWPAEFRSALEGFCRYLTAERGRSEHTVRAYESDVSKLLDYAAASGAGSLKELDLGILRGWLGELSSGGQARSTLARRAATARSFSNWALREELISENPALRLKAPKKEKTLPGVLRSSQLDDLFETLQAAAAEGGPVALRDRAMVELLYATGIRVGELAGLDVDDLDPDRRTLTVLGKGNKERTVPYGLPAALAVDDWLRRGRPGMATGDSGPALFLGKRGGRVDQRQVRSVVAELLETVPDTSASGPHALRHSAATHLLDGGADLRAVQEILGHSSLATTQLYTHVSVDRLRQSYSQAHPRA; encoded by the coding sequence GTGACATCAAAAGCAACCGCCACGGGCTGGCCGGCGGAATTCCGATCTGCCCTCGAAGGGTTCTGCCGGTACCTGACGGCAGAGCGCGGCCGGTCGGAACATACGGTGCGTGCCTACGAGTCGGACGTGTCCAAACTGCTCGACTATGCCGCGGCCTCCGGCGCCGGATCCCTGAAGGAACTGGACCTGGGCATCCTGCGGGGCTGGCTGGGGGAACTCAGCTCCGGGGGACAGGCCCGCTCCACACTGGCCCGCCGCGCAGCAACGGCCCGCAGCTTCAGTAACTGGGCGCTGCGCGAGGAACTGATCAGTGAGAACCCGGCCCTGCGGCTGAAGGCACCCAAGAAGGAAAAGACACTTCCCGGCGTGCTGCGCAGCAGTCAGCTGGATGACCTGTTCGAAACCCTGCAGGCAGCTGCCGCCGAGGGCGGCCCCGTAGCCCTGCGGGACCGTGCGATGGTGGAGCTGCTCTACGCCACGGGCATCCGGGTGGGGGAGCTCGCCGGCCTGGACGTCGATGACCTCGATCCTGACCGCCGGACACTGACCGTGCTGGGCAAAGGCAACAAGGAACGCACGGTCCCGTACGGGCTCCCCGCCGCTCTGGCGGTCGACGACTGGCTTCGCCGCGGCCGCCCCGGAATGGCCACGGGGGACAGCGGTCCCGCACTGTTCCTCGGCAAGCGGGGCGGACGCGTGGACCAGCGCCAGGTCCGCAGCGTCGTCGCAGAACTGCTGGAAACTGTGCCGGACACCTCCGCCTCCGGACCGCACGCCCTCCGCCACTCGGCGGCGACCCATCTGCTCGACGGCGGTGCGGACCTGCGAGCCGTCCAGGAAATCCTGGGCCACTCGTCGCTTGCCACCACTCAGCTCTATACCCATGTGTCCGTGGACCGGCTGCGCCAGAGCTACAGCCAGGCCCATCCGCGGGCCTGA
- a CDS encoding YraN family protein: MAGMRAKDILGSRGEELAARYLTEAGLRVIDRNWRCPEGEIDLVAVDGATLVVVEVKTRSSLDFGHPFEAIGQDKVARLYLLAGAWARANSRYFTHRRIDAVSVLDDGTNPPVVEHLRGIS; the protein is encoded by the coding sequence GTGGCGGGCATGAGAGCGAAAGATATTCTGGGAAGCCGGGGAGAAGAGCTGGCGGCGCGGTACCTGACAGAAGCGGGGCTGCGCGTCATTGACCGGAACTGGCGGTGTCCGGAGGGCGAAATCGACCTGGTCGCGGTGGACGGGGCCACCCTGGTGGTGGTGGAAGTGAAGACCCGCTCCTCCTTGGACTTCGGGCACCCCTTCGAAGCAATCGGTCAGGACAAAGTAGCCCGCCTCTATCTGTTGGCGGGGGCTTGGGCCAGGGCCAACAGTCGATACTTCACCCACCGCCGGATCGACGCGGTTTCGGTACTCGACGACGGCACCAATCCGCCCGTCGTGGAGCACCTGAGGGGAATTTCCTGA
- the fabF gene encoding beta-ketoacyl-ACP synthase II — translation MARKVVITGLGATTPIGGDVPTMWKNALQGVSGARTLEDEWVQKYSLPVTFAARASTPATDVLSRVEAKRMDPSTQFAVVAAREAWADSGLDGDIDKDRLGVAFATGIGGIWTLLDAWDTLREKGPRRVLPMTVPMLMPNGPAAAVSLDLGARAGAHTPVSACASGTEALHQGLDMIRSGKADIVVAGGAEACIHPMPLASFASMQALSKRNDDPARASRPYDRDRDGFVMGEGAGALVLESEEHALARGARIYAELAGTAVTADAYHITAPDPEGLGATRALKGALLDAQAQAEDVVHVNAHATSTPVGDKPEYTALKAALGTALDGVAVSATKSQMGHLLGASGAVEAVLTALAVYERQAPATINLENQDPEIPLDVVTSSRQLRGGDIVALSNSFGFGGHNAVAVLRSR, via the coding sequence ATGGCCCGCAAAGTAGTCATCACAGGCCTTGGCGCCACCACGCCGATCGGCGGGGACGTTCCCACCATGTGGAAGAACGCACTCCAGGGCGTCTCCGGCGCCCGCACGCTCGAAGACGAGTGGGTGCAGAAATACTCCCTCCCGGTGACCTTCGCGGCGCGGGCCTCCACTCCTGCCACCGACGTCCTTTCCCGCGTTGAAGCCAAGCGGATGGACCCCTCCACCCAGTTCGCCGTCGTCGCCGCCCGCGAAGCGTGGGCCGACTCGGGCCTGGACGGCGATATCGACAAGGACCGCCTCGGAGTGGCCTTCGCCACCGGCATCGGCGGCATCTGGACCCTGCTGGACGCCTGGGACACCCTGCGCGAAAAGGGACCCCGCCGCGTCCTGCCCATGACCGTACCGATGCTGATGCCCAACGGCCCTGCTGCCGCCGTCAGCCTCGACCTGGGTGCCCGTGCCGGCGCGCACACCCCTGTCTCCGCCTGCGCCTCCGGAACCGAAGCCCTGCATCAGGGCCTGGACATGATCCGTTCCGGCAAGGCCGACATCGTCGTCGCCGGCGGTGCGGAAGCGTGCATCCACCCGATGCCGCTGGCCTCGTTCGCCTCCATGCAGGCACTGTCCAAGCGCAACGACGACCCCGCACGTGCCTCCCGGCCCTACGACCGCGACCGTGACGGCTTTGTTATGGGTGAGGGTGCCGGCGCCCTGGTGCTTGAAAGCGAAGAGCATGCCCTGGCCCGCGGAGCGCGGATCTACGCCGAGCTCGCCGGGACCGCGGTCACTGCCGACGCGTACCACATCACCGCCCCCGACCCCGAGGGCCTGGGCGCCACCCGCGCACTGAAGGGCGCACTCCTCGACGCGCAGGCCCAGGCCGAGGACGTCGTCCACGTGAATGCGCACGCCACCTCCACTCCCGTCGGTGACAAGCCGGAATACACAGCACTCAAGGCAGCCCTGGGCACGGCCCTCGACGGGGTTGCCGTGTCCGCCACGAAGTCGCAGATGGGCCACCTCCTGGGTGCCTCCGGTGCAGTCGAGGCCGTCCTGACCGCCCTCGCGGTTTACGAACGGCAGGCACCGGCCACCATCAACCTGGAGAACCAGGATCCGGAAATCCCGCTCGACGTCGTGACCTCCAGCCGCCAGCTGCGCGGCGGAGACATTGTCGCGCTCAGCAATTCCTTCGGCTTCGGCGGACACAACGCCGTCGCCGTACTGCGCAGCCGCTAA
- a CDS encoding SDR family oxidoreductase, with protein MDTAGRVALVTGGSGGIGAAVVRRLAADGYSVGVHYARNNLTADRVVADAAAAGGHGLAVGGDVGDEADMAAAFDAVETAFGGIDVVVNAAGIMLLGPIAELSLADLDRMHHTNIRGTFVVSQQAARRIRPGGAIINFSTTVTRTQYPGYGAYVASKAAVEGMTLILARELKGRNITVNAVAPGPTATALFLDGKDDATITRLAEAPPLERLGEPGDIAETVAFLAGPGRWVNGQVVFANGGLA; from the coding sequence ATGGATACTGCCGGACGGGTTGCCCTGGTTACCGGAGGGTCCGGCGGGATTGGAGCGGCTGTGGTCCGCCGCCTCGCCGCGGACGGCTATTCGGTGGGTGTGCACTACGCGCGGAACAACTTGACCGCAGACAGGGTCGTTGCCGACGCTGCCGCCGCCGGAGGACACGGCCTGGCCGTGGGCGGGGACGTGGGGGACGAAGCGGACATGGCCGCCGCGTTCGACGCCGTTGAGACAGCCTTCGGCGGAATAGACGTGGTCGTCAATGCCGCGGGCATCATGCTCCTTGGCCCTATCGCGGAACTGAGCCTGGCGGATCTGGACCGGATGCACCACACAAATATCCGGGGAACGTTCGTGGTCTCGCAGCAGGCAGCCCGTCGGATCCGTCCCGGCGGAGCAATCATTAACTTCTCCACCACCGTTACGCGCACCCAATACCCCGGCTACGGCGCCTACGTTGCCAGCAAGGCCGCGGTGGAAGGGATGACGCTCATCCTCGCGCGGGAACTGAAGGGGCGGAACATTACGGTCAACGCGGTGGCGCCCGGGCCGACGGCGACTGCGTTGTTCCTGGACGGGAAGGACGACGCCACCATCACGCGCCTCGCGGAGGCCCCGCCGCTCGAACGCCTGGGCGAACCCGGGGACATCGCGGAAACGGTGGCTTTCCTTGCCGGACCTGGCCGCTGGGTCAACGGCCAGGTCGTCTTCGCCAACGGCGGATTGGCCTGA
- a CDS encoding 2'-5' RNA ligase family protein, giving the protein MPESERPGFDANLRLYAQMEPDGASLAHLLSLQDALPAGTRRVPRRQLHATLIHFGKVMDVYRVISAETGISRSAYDQLLGGYIARTEALLPPSAFRLDPLGTAGFGARGSTLVVEYQPSLELTALHGELYEVLVDFLAACGVSDSAAFMASDPNFMFAAALRPHITLARGYLGAVPPLRLEPVTLTPMPVVYPGH; this is encoded by the coding sequence ATGCCTGAATCCGAGCGGCCCGGTTTTGACGCAAATCTCCGCCTTTACGCGCAGATGGAGCCCGACGGCGCATCGCTGGCCCACCTGCTGTCCCTGCAGGACGCGCTGCCCGCAGGTACCCGGCGGGTGCCGCGCCGGCAGCTGCATGCAACACTGATCCACTTCGGGAAGGTGATGGACGTATATCGGGTCATCAGTGCAGAGACCGGCATTTCCCGCTCCGCCTATGACCAGCTTCTCGGCGGGTATATTGCCCGGACCGAGGCACTGCTGCCTCCCTCAGCCTTCCGGCTCGACCCGCTGGGGACCGCAGGGTTCGGGGCGAGGGGCTCAACCCTGGTGGTGGAATATCAGCCTTCCCTGGAACTTACTGCGCTGCATGGGGAGCTGTACGAGGTGCTGGTGGATTTCCTGGCCGCATGCGGCGTTTCCGATAGTGCGGCCTTTATGGCGTCGGACCCGAACTTTATGTTTGCCGCGGCCCTGCGTCCGCACATCACCCTGGCCCGCGGGTACCTTGGTGCGGTTCCGCCGCTGCGGCTGGAACCGGTAACCCTGACACCGATGCCGGTGGTGTACCCCGGACACTGA
- a CDS encoding DUF3145 domain-containing protein, producing MSDVMARGVLFVHSAPSALCPHIEWAIGSVVEKRTDLQWFPQPAAPGMVRAEIAWTGPQGTGSLLASALRGWAHLRYEVTEDQSPGADGSRWAHTPELGIFHAATDVHGNIMISENRIRYAYENGAGDPSAVYHELSLALGEAWDDELEPFRHAADGAPVRWLHQVG from the coding sequence ATGTCTGATGTGATGGCGCGCGGAGTACTGTTTGTGCACTCTGCCCCTTCCGCGTTGTGCCCCCATATCGAGTGGGCCATCGGATCCGTCGTGGAAAAGCGAACGGATCTTCAGTGGTTCCCTCAGCCGGCCGCGCCGGGAATGGTACGGGCCGAAATCGCCTGGACCGGGCCCCAGGGCACCGGTTCCCTCCTTGCGTCCGCACTTCGCGGCTGGGCGCACCTCCGCTATGAGGTGACCGAGGACCAAAGCCCCGGAGCAGACGGCAGCCGCTGGGCCCACACCCCTGAGCTGGGCATCTTCCATGCGGCCACCGATGTGCACGGCAACATCATGATTTCCGAAAACCGCATCCGGTACGCGTATGAAAACGGCGCCGGCGATCCCTCCGCGGTCTACCATGAACTTTCGCTGGCCCTGGGCGAAGCCTGGGACGATGAACTCGAGCCGTTCCGGCACGCCGCGGACGGCGCTCCGGTGCGGTGGCTCCACCAGGTCGGCTAG
- a CDS encoding methylated-DNA--[protein]-cysteine S-methyltransferase, with translation MTTHKIVTSPIGVLTLVALDGVLTSVRLGPPPVPAGGGTPYGMAAEDGFEDIERQLTEYFEGTRCCFAVDTNPQGTEFQRRVWEQVAAIGYGSTASYKELAVQLGDAAKARSVGAALAHNPLNLVVPTHRVVGSRGALTGYSGGVDAKRYLLDLEQAPQTEHLRRTCRRADSVPA, from the coding sequence ATGACCACGCATAAAATCGTCACCTCCCCGATAGGGGTGCTCACCCTCGTCGCCCTGGACGGCGTCCTGACGTCCGTCCGGCTCGGACCGCCGCCCGTACCGGCCGGGGGAGGGACGCCGTACGGGATGGCAGCAGAGGACGGCTTTGAAGACATCGAACGCCAACTCACCGAGTACTTCGAGGGCACACGGTGCTGCTTCGCCGTGGACACCAACCCGCAGGGCACCGAGTTCCAGCGCAGGGTATGGGAGCAGGTAGCGGCCATTGGCTACGGATCGACGGCAAGTTACAAGGAACTGGCGGTCCAGCTTGGTGATGCGGCCAAGGCCCGCAGCGTCGGCGCCGCCCTGGCCCACAACCCTTTGAATCTGGTGGTTCCCACCCACCGTGTCGTCGGGTCCCGCGGCGCGTTGACCGGATACTCCGGCGGAGTCGACGCCAAGCGGTACCTGCTCGACCTGGAGCAGGCGCCGCAGACAGAGCATCTGCGCCGTACCTGCCGGCGTGCCGACAGCGTGCCTGCTTGA
- a CDS encoding acyl carrier protein has product MASNEEILAGLAEIVNEETGLAPEAVELDKSFTDDLDIDSISMMTIVVNAEEKFGVRIPDEEVKNLKTVGDAVDFISNAQA; this is encoded by the coding sequence ATGGCTAGCAACGAAGAAATCCTGGCCGGCCTCGCCGAGATCGTCAACGAAGAGACCGGCCTGGCCCCCGAGGCCGTCGAGCTGGACAAGTCCTTCACCGACGACCTGGACATCGACTCCATTTCCATGATGACCATCGTCGTCAACGCTGAAGAGAAGTTCGGCGTACGCATCCCGGACGAAGAGGTCAAGAACCTGAAGACCGTCGGCGACGCCGTGGACTTCATCTCCAACGCCCAGGCTTAA
- a CDS encoding YifB family Mg chelatase-like AAA ATPase translates to MALGRTYGIGLVGLQGRIVEVEADIGQSLPSFVLLGLPDASLNEARDRVKSAAKNAGLPLSRRRITVNLMPADVPKHGSGFDLAIAVAALCAGGVLRNPGRCVFLAELGLDSRLRPIRGVLPAVMAAVAAGYTDIAVATENAEEAALVPAARVRGYSCLAAVAADLGADPEQLSFPPPVTLGGKDDAEEEGPGGRPRVPDLADVAGQAEARFAVEVAAAGAHHLLMTGPPGAGKTMLAERLPGILPDLPDDQAMEVTAIHSLAWQGHPCRSLLRRPPFESPHHTASTAAVIGGGSGIPRPGAASRAHRGVLFLDEAPEYERRVLDGLRQPLESGKLVLHRAAGTAVYPARFQLVLAANPCPCGLAAGKGIDCTCTPQQRRRYFSRLSGPLLDRVDLQLSVQRVSLGDYFGGESTEASVTVAARVQEARRLQRDRLRPLGCETNAEVPGTLLRESLRPPTKATAALDRAMERQLLTARGYDRVLRVAWTVADLGGHGTPDADDVGQALAFRRQGAAA, encoded by the coding sequence ATGGCGCTCGGACGGACCTACGGCATAGGACTCGTCGGCCTGCAGGGAAGAATCGTCGAGGTGGAGGCGGACATCGGCCAGTCCCTGCCGTCCTTCGTCCTGCTGGGGCTGCCCGATGCCTCCCTGAACGAAGCCCGGGACCGGGTGAAGTCAGCGGCGAAGAACGCGGGGCTGCCGCTGAGCCGCCGCCGGATCACCGTGAATCTGATGCCCGCAGACGTACCCAAGCACGGCTCCGGTTTTGACCTGGCCATTGCCGTCGCCGCACTTTGCGCCGGCGGCGTGCTGAGAAATCCGGGCCGGTGCGTTTTCCTGGCAGAACTCGGGCTGGACAGCAGGCTCCGCCCGATCCGGGGCGTCCTCCCGGCCGTCATGGCGGCGGTTGCCGCCGGATACACGGACATAGCCGTGGCAACGGAGAATGCCGAAGAAGCGGCCCTGGTTCCCGCGGCACGCGTCCGCGGTTACTCCTGCCTCGCTGCGGTGGCTGCGGACCTCGGAGCAGACCCCGAACAACTGAGTTTTCCGCCGCCGGTGACGCTTGGCGGAAAAGATGATGCGGAAGAAGAGGGCCCGGGCGGCAGGCCCAGGGTTCCCGACCTCGCAGACGTAGCAGGGCAGGCAGAAGCCAGGTTCGCTGTCGAGGTGGCCGCAGCCGGAGCGCACCACCTGCTGATGACAGGGCCGCCCGGAGCGGGAAAAACCATGCTGGCGGAGCGGCTGCCAGGGATTCTTCCGGATCTTCCCGACGACCAGGCAATGGAAGTCACCGCCATCCATTCCCTGGCCTGGCAGGGACATCCGTGCCGTTCCCTGCTCCGCAGGCCGCCCTTCGAGAGCCCGCACCACACCGCCTCCACAGCGGCAGTGATCGGCGGCGGTTCAGGGATTCCGCGTCCGGGGGCCGCGTCCCGCGCCCACCGCGGCGTGCTGTTCCTGGATGAAGCGCCCGAGTATGAACGGCGGGTCCTGGATGGGCTGCGCCAGCCGTTGGAGAGCGGGAAGCTGGTCCTGCACCGGGCGGCTGGAACTGCGGTGTACCCGGCACGCTTCCAGCTGGTGCTGGCGGCGAACCCCTGTCCCTGCGGATTGGCTGCGGGCAAAGGAATCGACTGCACCTGTACGCCGCAGCAGCGGCGCCGCTATTTCAGCCGGCTGTCCGGACCGCTGCTGGACCGGGTGGACCTGCAGCTTTCCGTGCAGCGGGTTTCCCTGGGCGACTATTTCGGCGGAGAGAGCACGGAAGCCAGTGTCACCGTGGCGGCCCGGGTGCAGGAGGCACGGAGGCTGCAACGGGACCGGCTGCGGCCGCTGGGCTGTGAAACGAATGCCGAGGTTCCGGGCACCCTGCTCCGGGAGAGCCTGCGGCCTCCGACCAAGGCGACTGCCGCGCTGGACCGGGCAATGGAACGGCAGCTGCTGACTGCGCGGGGCTATGACCGCGTCCTGCGGGTGGCCTGGACTGTCGCTGATCTCGGCGGGCACGGAACCCCGGACGCCGACGACGTCGGTCAGGCTCTCGCGTTCCGCCGGCAGGGTGCAGCAGCATGA